In uncultured Methanobrevibacter sp., the genomic window AAACTAAATTATTTTTTTTATTATTATTTTTTTTCTCTTGAGGGCTATATGATATATTGTATTTCATATGGAACTATTGTAACACTTAAAGTTCACTGATAGTATCAAGAATAGTTTCACGTGAATGTTTTTGTTTATCTATCTCAAACAATCTTTCTTCAATATTTAATATTCTATCATCTATTTCCTTGACTTCAGCTTCTTTTTCCTTTAACTTTTGTTCCAACTCTAAATATTCTTGACTCTTAATATCAATATTATTAACATCCAAGTTAATAGTCACAGCATCCATGTGCTCAATATATTTCTCACGAAGAATATTTGGATCATCAAAAAAGTATGCTTCATCAACCAAGTTTTGGCCTTTACCTTGCATTTCGTTGATATCTTCTTTACTCATGCCATGATTTTTAAGATTGGACGCATGAAACTTCCGGAGCATGTGACTTCTGAACCTGTTGTATGTTCCTTTTTTACCTAAGCCTAGTTCATCATTGATTTCTTGAAACTTATAGCATACTGTAACTTCATGATATTGGAATAGCACATCTTCATTATGCAATGGTTTTTTAATAGTTAAAAGATAATTGACAATTGCTGTTACTGCTTCAGGACTACAGAACGTATAATACCATTTGTCAGTTTTTTGTCTTTTGATTTTGAATGTTGGAACAACATCATCACGTTCTTTTAAAATATCCAATACTTCATAGATATCATTACTATCGTGATATAATTG contains:
- a CDS encoding site-specific integrase, translating into MMYMKTDKELLDDFQKRRNLKPSSMRQYKTALKRYSEYNNNMPLVDLLNEAEFEEDERIPQRRRKLTSRLLGFRNHVTEHYKKNTVKSIMTKTLTLYTTYGLEIPKLPRQSEKNMNDCPPISFKDLPDKDIIKASLRISNPLMNAIILFMSSSGSARTEMLNLTVQDFIDSTQLYHDSNDIYEVLDILKERDDVVPTFKIKRQKTDKWYYTFCSPEAVTAIVNYLLTIKKPLHNEDVLFQYHEVTVCYKFQEINDELGLGKKGTYNRFRSHMLRKFHASNLKNHGMSKEDINEMQGKGQNLVDEAYFFDDPNILREKYIEHMDAVTINLDVNNIDIKSQEYLELEQKLKEKEAEVKEIDDRILNIEERLFEIDKQKHSRETILDTISEL